One window of Phycisphaeraceae bacterium genomic DNA carries:
- a CDS encoding glucosidase, translating to MSDASLFQAEFDRLADDATRKRFWKRWGPYLAERQWGTVREDYSPDGNVWGYFTHDHARSRAYRWGEDGLLGFTDRQCRLCFAVALWNGKDPILKERFFGLNGHEGNHGEDVKEFYFYTDSSPTHSYCSAVYKYPQAEYPYQRLIDENRARSREEPEFNIEDSGVFDESRYFDVKIEYAKDSPNSMLIRVVATNRGPDPAPIWLIPQLWFRNTWAWGPTSDGDPVRPTLRGEGSDQVVADHPELGMYRWVIEGPSEPRMMFTENDTNMRRVFGVSDAGGYAKDAFHEHVVSGRADVINPERVGTKAGAMFQRVLAAGESVTIKMRLFDESERTPTPGLGEDFESTFARRIAECDAYYASRVWQGQTPEDALVVRQAYAGLFWSKQYYHYVVADWLKGDPLQPPPDPRRASGRNSDWSHLFNRDIISMPDTWEYPWYAAWDLAFHCVAFARVDPHFAKDQLLLLLREWYMHPSGQIPAYEFALGDVNPPVHAWACWRVYKLTGPKGGRDRLFLERAFQKLLMNFTWWVNRKDPHGKHLFSGGFLGLDNIGVFDRSAPLPGGVVLEQADATAWMAFFCTTMLAIATELAKENPAYEDIASKFFEHFVAITDAMNTLGGDGLWDEKDGFYYDQLRRDDETLPLRVRSLVGIIPILAVEVLSDRELDRLPGFRARTAWFLKHRPDLAQHVACMEASDGESVLRLLAIPSRDRLKRVLRYLLDEEEFLSPFGIRSMSRVHKENPYVFDRGEHHLTVAYVPGESSTSMFGGNSNWRGPVWFPLNYLIIESLERYHYFYGETLKVEFPTGSGRVCDLREVADHLRARMISLFLPDKSGKRPCHGDDERFRSDPHWKDLLLYHEYFHAETGKGLGANHQTGWTALVAQMYQDLAKKLAKRGSVAAMPGQA from the coding sequence ATGAGTGACGCTTCGTTGTTCCAGGCGGAGTTCGATCGGCTCGCTGACGACGCGACGAGGAAGCGATTCTGGAAGCGATGGGGTCCGTACCTGGCGGAACGCCAGTGGGGCACCGTGCGCGAGGACTACTCGCCGGACGGGAACGTCTGGGGGTACTTCACGCACGATCACGCCCGCAGCAGGGCGTATCGGTGGGGTGAGGATGGCCTGCTCGGCTTCACGGACAGGCAGTGCCGGCTCTGCTTCGCGGTCGCGCTCTGGAACGGCAAGGATCCCATCCTGAAGGAACGGTTCTTCGGCCTGAATGGTCACGAGGGGAACCACGGCGAGGATGTCAAGGAGTTCTATTTCTACACCGACTCCTCGCCCACACACTCCTATTGCTCAGCGGTCTACAAGTATCCACAGGCCGAGTACCCGTACCAGCGGCTGATCGACGAGAATCGGGCAAGGTCACGCGAGGAGCCGGAGTTCAACATCGAGGACAGCGGGGTCTTTGACGAATCAAGGTACTTCGACGTGAAGATCGAGTACGCGAAGGACTCGCCGAACAGCATGCTCATCCGGGTTGTCGCAACCAATCGCGGCCCCGATCCGGCCCCGATCTGGCTCATCCCACAGCTCTGGTTCAGGAACACGTGGGCGTGGGGACCTACGAGCGACGGTGATCCTGTGCGCCCGACCCTGCGTGGTGAGGGGAGCGATCAGGTTGTGGCCGACCATCCGGAGCTCGGCATGTACCGCTGGGTGATCGAGGGGCCGAGTGAGCCGCGGATGATGTTCACGGAGAACGACACGAACATGCGACGTGTCTTCGGTGTTTCGGACGCGGGCGGCTACGCCAAGGACGCGTTCCATGAGCACGTGGTCTCCGGCAGGGCCGATGTGATCAATCCTGAAAGAGTGGGGACCAAGGCCGGCGCGATGTTCCAGCGCGTGCTGGCTGCGGGCGAGAGCGTCACCATCAAGATGCGGCTGTTCGACGAGTCCGAGCGAACACCGACACCGGGCCTAGGGGAGGATTTCGAGAGCACGTTCGCGCGTCGGATCGCAGAGTGCGATGCCTATTACGCGTCTCGTGTCTGGCAGGGGCAGACGCCGGAGGATGCGCTGGTCGTGCGTCAGGCGTATGCGGGGTTGTTCTGGTCGAAGCAGTACTACCACTACGTCGTCGCGGACTGGTTGAAGGGGGATCCGCTCCAACCCCCTCCGGATCCCCGGCGTGCGAGCGGGCGGAACTCCGATTGGTCGCACCTGTTCAATCGCGACATTATCTCGATGCCGGATACGTGGGAGTATCCGTGGTACGCCGCGTGGGATCTGGCGTTCCATTGCGTGGCTTTCGCGCGAGTGGATCCGCACTTTGCCAAGGACCAGTTGCTGCTCTTGCTGCGTGAGTGGTACATGCACCCGTCCGGGCAGATCCCGGCGTATGAGTTCGCGTTGGGCGACGTGAATCCGCCGGTTCACGCGTGGGCGTGCTGGCGTGTGTACAAGCTGACGGGGCCGAAGGGCGGTCGAGACCGGCTGTTTCTGGAGCGGGCATTCCAGAAACTGCTGATGAACTTCACATGGTGGGTGAATCGCAAGGACCCGCACGGGAAGCACCTTTTCTCAGGCGGTTTCCTGGGGCTAGACAACATCGGCGTGTTCGACCGATCCGCACCGCTGCCCGGAGGCGTGGTGCTCGAACAGGCCGACGCGACGGCCTGGATGGCGTTCTTCTGCACCACGATGCTCGCGATTGCGACCGAACTCGCGAAAGAGAATCCCGCGTACGAGGACATCGCATCGAAGTTCTTCGAGCACTTCGTGGCGATCACCGACGCGATGAACACACTGGGCGGCGATGGCCTCTGGGACGAGAAGGATGGGTTCTACTACGACCAGTTGAGACGCGACGATGAGACGCTGCCGCTCCGCGTGCGATCGCTTGTCGGGATCATCCCGATTCTGGCGGTTGAGGTGCTCTCAGACCGCGAACTCGATCGGCTTCCCGGCTTTCGGGCCAGGACCGCGTGGTTCCTCAAGCACAGGCCCGACCTCGCGCAGCATGTTGCGTGCATGGAGGCGTCGGATGGCGAGTCTGTTCTGCGGCTCCTGGCCATACCCAGCCGCGACCGGCTGAAGCGTGTGCTGCGGTATCTTCTCGACGAAGAGGAGTTTCTGTCACCATTCGGCATCCGCTCGATGTCGAGAGTGCACAAAGAGAACCCCTATGTCTTCGATCGCGGTGAGCATCATCTCACAGTCGCCTATGTTCCCGGCGAGTCGAGCACCTCGATGTTCGGGGGGAACTCAAACTGGCGCGGCCCGGTGTGGTTCCCTTTGAACTATCTCATCATCGAGTCTCTCGAGCGTTACCACTACTTCTATGGCGAGACGCTGAAAGTCGAGTTTCCGACGGGATCGGGCAGAGTCTGCGATCTGCGAGAGGTGGCCGATCACTTGCGAGCCAGGATGATCTCGCTCTTCCTCCCCGACAAATCCGGTAAACGCCCATGCCACGGCGATGACGAGAGATTCCGGAGCGATCCGCACTGGAAGGACCTGCTCCTGTACCACGAGTATTTCCACGCAGAAACAGGCAAGGGGCTTGGCGCGAACCACCAGACTGGCTGGACCGCTCTGGTGGCGCAGATGTACCAGGATCTCGCGAAGAAACTCGCCAAGCGCGGGAGTGTCGCTGCGATGCCGGGTCAGGCGTGA
- a CDS encoding S46 family peptidase → MRRFIIGCVGAIVGCLALSFTSPAAADEGMWLLTSPPMETLRSKYGFEPSAAWMEKMQKSAVRFSTGGSGSLVSANGLVMTNHHVASDMLSKLSDKDRDIMRDGFMAASEAEELACPDLELNVLWTIEDVTERVNAGTEGMSASDAGAARRRAISAIEQEAGERSGLLCQVVTLYQGARYHLYAYKRFTDVRLVFAPEEGIAFFGGDTDNFEYPRYCLDVAFFRIYEDGKPYKPQHYLAWSRDGIAENELGLVFGHPGTTRRLFTVDHLKFVRDMQLPRRLAQLWRREVQLTNFSNRSPEHRRIAREDFTGVQNSRKALAGQFDGLLDPAVMNEKARAEAALRSWVLQDPDRTEAWGSAWDEIAEAQKRHAAFFNDRSMDLSSSTLFRTALHLVRMSDELPKPSGDRLREYRDSGLESLRFQLFSPAPIHEALEIDILKSGLALMAETLGGDHPVVQLALAGKSPRARAEELVSGTSLLAVESRQRLASGGSEAIATSTNPMIRLAAALDPALRRYRTRFENEVESVERQAYAKIAAAKFAFQGDSVYPDATFTLRMSFGPVKSYIEAGEQIPAFTQLSGTFERAAARAGDPAFALPQRWIDAQKRMKGDVPFNFVMCADIIGGNSGSPVVNTKGEVVGLIFDGNLQSLPWAFAYDEREGRAVSVDSRGMMESFKSVYKADRLVSELLGGAK, encoded by the coding sequence ATGCGGCGGTTCATCATCGGGTGTGTTGGGGCCATTGTCGGCTGTCTGGCATTGTCGTTCACGTCTCCTGCAGCCGCGGATGAGGGGATGTGGCTCCTCACCTCTCCTCCTATGGAGACCCTGCGCTCCAAGTACGGCTTCGAGCCGAGCGCTGCGTGGATGGAGAAGATGCAGAAGTCCGCTGTGCGGTTCTCGACCGGGGGCTCGGGCTCTCTCGTGTCGGCGAACGGCCTTGTGATGACCAACCATCATGTGGCATCCGACATGCTCTCGAAGTTGAGCGATAAGGATCGCGACATCATGCGGGATGGGTTCATGGCAGCGAGCGAGGCGGAGGAACTCGCGTGCCCGGATCTTGAGCTCAACGTCCTCTGGACGATCGAGGACGTGACCGAGCGCGTGAACGCGGGGACAGAGGGGATGTCCGCATCTGACGCGGGTGCGGCGCGCCGACGCGCGATCTCGGCGATCGAGCAGGAAGCGGGCGAGCGGAGCGGCCTGCTCTGCCAGGTTGTGACGCTCTATCAAGGGGCGAGGTACCACCTGTATGCGTACAAGCGATTCACCGATGTTCGACTTGTCTTTGCTCCGGAGGAGGGCATCGCGTTCTTCGGCGGCGACACCGACAACTTCGAGTACCCAAGGTACTGCCTCGACGTTGCCTTCTTCCGCATTTATGAGGATGGCAAGCCGTACAAGCCCCAACACTACCTTGCGTGGTCGCGCGATGGCATTGCGGAGAATGAGCTGGGCCTTGTCTTCGGGCATCCCGGGACGACTCGGCGCCTCTTCACTGTCGATCACCTCAAGTTCGTGAGAGACATGCAACTGCCGCGGCGACTGGCGCAGCTGTGGAGAAGAGAGGTCCAGCTGACGAATTTCTCGAACCGCAGCCCCGAGCACCGCAGGATCGCACGCGAGGATTTCACGGGTGTGCAGAACTCGAGGAAGGCCCTCGCCGGGCAGTTTGATGGTCTGCTCGATCCGGCCGTGATGAACGAGAAAGCCAGGGCAGAAGCCGCACTCAGGTCCTGGGTGCTGCAGGATCCTGATCGTACCGAGGCGTGGGGGAGCGCGTGGGACGAGATCGCTGAGGCGCAGAAGCGTCACGCGGCTTTCTTCAATGATCGCTCGATGGATCTCTCCAGCTCGACGCTGTTTCGCACTGCGCTGCACCTTGTCAGGATGAGCGATGAATTGCCGAAACCATCAGGCGATCGCCTGCGTGAGTACCGGGACTCGGGGCTTGAGTCACTGAGGTTCCAGCTCTTCTCGCCGGCACCGATCCATGAGGCGCTCGAGATCGACATCTTGAAGTCAGGTCTCGCGCTGATGGCCGAGACGCTCGGCGGCGACCACCCGGTCGTGCAGCTCGCGCTCGCTGGCAAGAGCCCGCGTGCAAGGGCAGAGGAACTCGTCTCGGGCACATCCCTCCTTGCTGTCGAGTCGCGCCAGAGATTGGCTTCCGGAGGCAGCGAGGCGATCGCGACCTCGACCAATCCGATGATCCGGCTCGCGGCCGCGCTCGACCCCGCCCTTCGGCGATACCGCACTCGGTTTGAGAACGAGGTCGAGTCGGTCGAGCGACAGGCGTATGCCAAGATCGCTGCGGCCAAGTTCGCCTTCCAGGGGGACAGCGTGTATCCCGATGCCACGTTCACCCTTCGCATGTCCTTCGGACCGGTGAAGTCGTACATCGAGGCGGGCGAACAGATTCCCGCCTTTACGCAGCTCAGCGGCACCTTTGAGCGTGCCGCGGCACGTGCCGGCGATCCGGCGTTCGCCCTCCCGCAGCGCTGGATCGACGCGCAGAAGCGGATGAAGGGCGACGTCCCGTTCAATTTCGTCATGTGTGCCGACATCATCGGCGGCAATTCCGGCTCGCCGGTCGTCAACACCAAGGGCGAGGTCGTCGGGCTGATCTTCGACGGCAATCTCCAGTCTCTGCCATGGGCTTTCGCCTACGACGAGCGTGAGGGCCGCGCGGTCAGCGTGGATTCACGCGGCATGATGGAATCGTTCAAGTCGGTCTACAAGGCGGATCGTTTGGTGAGCGAGTTGCTGGGCGGAGCGAAGTGA